In the Salvia miltiorrhiza cultivar Shanhuang (shh) chromosome 8, IMPLAD_Smil_shh, whole genome shotgun sequence genome, CTAACCTGCCCCTTCTGCAGCCCAGGACAAACCAGCACAAACGATCCCGCAACCTGCGACACTGCGCAGAGTCCCTTGGGGTTCGCAATAGTCTCAATTTGATGCAGCAGCTTTAAATCCGCGAAATTGTACACAAAAATCTTCTGCTCGAGAACAACAATAATTCGGTCCCTCCGAAGTCGAACCCCGCGCACTTCAGACCTGAAGGACAACTCCCCAATACACCGGCTCTGATGATCGTCCCATATCATTACCTTATTCAACGGATACTGCGGCGAATCGCCACCGCCGACTAGGGCAAGGATATTGCACCGAAAAAGCATCTCGACGGCGCCAACTCCCCCGCCGTTCCCATCGAAATCTCGGCGGAAGATCTCGCGGAAGGGATCGCAGTTATAGATTCGGAAACCCCGGTCGGTGCCGGTGGCGAAGCAGCCGTAGTCTTGGTTGAAAGAGACGTGGAGGAGCTTGATCGGGCTAGGGTTTAGGTTGGGGGTGAGAACGGCGGGGTTATTgttggcggcggtggaggaatCGCGGTCATCGGTGTCGGGAACAGCATCGTAGGGGGATCCTCCGTCGTCCGGCGGCGTGTCGGGCTGGAGGCGCTCCTGCTGCTGCTCGAGGTAAGGCTGGAGCATGGGGGAGATCAGATTGggattagggttagggtttggaTGGGAGGCGAGGCTCGATATGGTGGCCATGGCGCAGGCGGGGACCCGGATGGAATTACGGGAAAAGGGGAGGAACGGATGATTTTGGGGGCGCAAAGGATCGAAGCGATGAGGGAGGCTAAGAAGAAAGGCAGTGAATTGACGATTGTAGCCTTGGGAAATTCGGAGCCATCAAGGGACAAAAAGGGTAATTTATTGGGACAAAGACGAAGTGTTGTCACTGTATACGATTCGTTAATTGGAGGGCACGtaatgtaaaaattaaacaataacAGAGAGTGACGTGTCATCTTCCTTATCGATTTCAATCCCAATATAAGTAACTCGTCGAGTTTTAATCACTTTataatagtataatttattagtattaatagattataaaaataattttatatttgtattaaaTTTTGTCATCTAAGTTGTTAGTTATAGTGAAACATACATCAAAATGATAAAGAGTGTATGGTTTAATTATCCACACTCGTTCAAAATTTATGTACCCGCTCGCACTCAAtccaaacataattaaaaatttattttattaatcatttCACTAATTACTCAAATCTATTAggatttataaatataaattgtttGTTAATACAGTGTGTGCAAGCATGCATCGAACCAAACTCATTCTATAGAGCCACCTATCAAGCTTGAGAGCTCAACAACGAAGCGGAGCTTGCCGAGACGAGGCTCGAGCCCCACGGTCGAGTTCTGATGTGGATGCTTTTAGTGgcgtaatttaatttattttatgaattgaGATATTATAAATGAGACATCCCAAGAAAAGtattaatattgattaattGATCTGTATTTCCAAAATAAGAggtactttatttatttattcaacgaTGTACACATGATCACTAAATATGAGTTTACACAGCGTCTGAAATcgaaaatattactccatctgttcacaaaaaaaattgacactATTACACTTTTgatctgtccacaaaaaatttgcaattttcatttataataatagAGTCCACATAACTCTACTCACGTTTAAAATAAGACTCTTACTTCATAAAATTTATTcgcattttattaaaactagtgtacctcccgcaCGATGTGCGGTGATGTGATTTTAGATTTGTGTAAAATATGcgtatattatataattattaatttaaattaaaattattaaaatttgatGCCAAGTTTTTCTCTACAAATTGATCCAATTTTCTAATATAGTCAATGTAATTTATACAAAATCATATTCCTTCagtctcataaaaatatgaaccTTTTTACGTTTCTACATTACCTCACCACGATCATTTTACTTGTTATCTTTACTTTTCATCAAGTAGAACCCCTTTTCACTCACAGTACATTTTTATCTAATAAATCTTAAAACTCGTACAACTTataaatgttcatatttttatgagacaaAGGGAGTACTACCTCCGTCCGCCAACAGTATACAATATTTATTCGATTTAGCGTCAACAAAGAGTATATTACTTTCTTTTTAGGACATGTCcaccctttttcttttttttttaaccatAACTACTCATTTTTACATGATTCACACTCAATTTAACTACAACCGCTCGTTTTTATATGGTAAGACCCTTTTATTCACTAAAACACATCtaccaactattttattaaataattaatcactattatttatttttaaaatttaatttgaaattaaaatattataattacagGAAAAATGGGAGTAAAAAAggaatttttttagtttttaaaaaagGATTAgttgtaaaataaattatgaatcgAGTCAGCTTTATTTTCAACTCATgtatttatatactccctcaaTTTTAAATATTTCCTCATAAATAccaaatttttataatatttacaaTTGGGGCTTTCCAACACAAAATTGAAATAAGAGTTTGAgaaagtaattaaaaataattaagatcGAATTAGTTTAATGagattattgaattattatttcataataattacataatgtcctattaataaattttaatactaTAGAATTAAAAGAAAGTAGAAAATTATTAAAGTTTAATAATATGTTCAACAACAATTCTTTTTGACTAAATATTCAACAAACAATAATTTGGCAGTTCGTTTTCCATTATTATCGGCAGAAGTGGAgtgaatttgatttttattttttaattattcatttttctcaattccaaatttacccttcaaattaaatttatttacatttactttgctttttatatatataaagattcgTGTCGTCATAATTTTTTTGTGGAATAAGATATTAAAATTAGTGCACATTTATCATTCATTGTCTTTTTATTGTCTCCGATTGGGATGCAATGTTAGATGGGTGATGCATTGGACTGCGTTACTTTCGTCCCAAGTCACCAAGTTGACATTCTCATTTGCATCCAAAATCaggaatttaaaataaatggaCGCGGTTGTTTATGTAATATACCAACTAGTTTAATTGTAGTACTTATAGCTAGTTACGGTTTTTGTCCGTTTCTAGGACATTAGCCAAGTTTAATTGATCAAATTTATCCGTCAAAACCCATCATAAAAATCTAATCCACCTCAATTCACAAGGATTTAcatagagggtgtttggctaagcctataaactctttaaaacaatttataagttgCTTAGAAATTACAAGTTAtttaaagtgtttggcaaaataagctccgaAAGAACTTATAATCTACAAAAATAAGTTCCAAgtgcttataagctcctcataaaataagttcatctacctcaACTTATTTTCTTATTAATACTATCTTATAAGGAACTCTCATTTtgcaaaaataactcaactagtataattttttatttttatcatatatcattctaatttcatttttattcgattttctctctctaacaaaatttttctctcactaactaaaaattctctttttaacttataagttcaattacccaaacactttgacaacttataaagcTCTTAGAAAACTAcgtcttataagctctttaaaataagcttagccaaacacttCTTATTTTCATATTTCACTAGATACCACGTCTATctttaaaaagaaaaactaagGTACGCTCTATTAATTTAATGGAAGTCGCAAATTAACCATACTACACTTAATTATTACAATGATGACCAAACCAAAGATTTCGTAAATGATAGTCTAACTTTCCAAATTCAGCCAAATGTTTGCGTATTTTTTGTCATCAAGCCAACTTACGATTAAaatatgtattaagattttctAGATAGCCAAACTAGATAGAGTgttaataaataacaaaataggGGCTTTTATAATAATGACAATGTACAGGACAACAACAATTAAAATGTACTCCTACTTAGCATCTGATAGAATTTATGAGAGCACTCACCAGTAACTGAAATCGCAACAACTCCTGCTTACAAGACCACtttttttcattcttcttttcgaaAACGCTTATGATTTATGAGAGCACTTTCACTTGGCTATTTTCAGttttcacacacacacgcaaGCATATGTGTATAGTTGTGTATAAATTTAGTTAAAAAGTAAACATAGAACTTGTACTCGAAACCTGAGGATCAGTAAAATTTGTTGAAATGGGGTGAAGTCGAAGTCAAGGCTGGACCTGGGAGAAGTATGAACATAGAAAGATTACTTCATTTTTCACCTGCACCTCTTTCCTGTTCCAACAGACACCACGGCATGAGAGCACTACTCATAACATGAAATATGAACAGCATAGTCACAAGAACACAAGGTGGAATGGGCGAAGGGTTAATATCTCTTTTGGCCTAGCATATGCACAATTTTTATGTGTCCTAACATAAGTCTCTTTAATAATGAGTACGTAACATTTTAAATGAGTTTCTGGAGATTTGGAGAGAAGGATGacagggagagagagaatgggaGTAAGAAGAGAGGGATTGagtttaataaatatataatagaaattaataaatttggAGTACCACTTAAGCAAACCGTACCAACTAGGCAAGAGGGTCCGAATTTGGAGTGCCACATAAGCAAACAGGTCCGAATTCCTATCAGCAGGACATCATCGTGAAAAAATTGCAAAGGAATTGCAAAGGTTAGGTAATCATTATTAAAGAGGCTTAGGCTAGGACATAGACATAAAAACCTACATGCTTTAGGCCAAAAAGTGATATTAACCCAATCAGCAAATCGTGACAGGCATGGGATCCAGGTTAAGACAGAGTGAAGTATAATATTACTGCATTATAAATGATATGATATCGAGGGAATGAACTAAACTAAAACAAGTAAGCAACTAATATGTCTTATTTTAACTTGAGCAAGAAACCAAAATATACTCAGAAAATACTCTGGACCTGCAGATTTCATATGGTGTTTAAGCTTGTGCAAGTCATACCAAGGAGGGTGAATATATATCAGGTTGCTGACTTCCAGATCAGCATCGTCCGACATTCTTGGGTTGAAGATGATAGTCATAGTCCTTGCCTCCTTAGGAAAATTCTGGAGACATAAAACAAAAGATCATTCGTATATAAGGTTAAGGAACATGTGTGCAACTCTGTCAATTTGCCCATGCCATGATGCAGTTACTAATCACAACCTCTTTGAAGTTTCTCTACTGTGAGAAAACTTATGGGAGTTCTCCATGAAGGCACATCTACGAGATATGAGGACCTAAGTTTGGAAATATCCCAGCAAAGGCAACTGCCTACTAAAATTAGATAATGTTTAAAATGATCTAGTTTTTATATTCTGGGAGCAAGTGAACCTTTCCATCTCCAACACAATTACAAGAGCACACAATCAGCTTTGCTTCCAGAGACCTCGACAAAATTCTGACCATAACTGACGTTCCTTCATGTGGAAACAAAAGGAATTCAAAGATCAAGGAATTACTTGGATACAAATGGTGGTATGTAGATAAATAGAATGTTCGGTCTCACTTTTACCTTTGAAACCAGTTTCTGCACATGCATTCTTTAAGGAAtccatctctctttctttctcaatttgCATTACTTGCTGCAACTTCCTATACATTCCACCACTGCATGATTTACAACTCAATGTGAATAAAATGAAGAGAATCATGAGCTGCATTTTAGAAATCCTGATATCTAGCACGGTAGCACCATACCCACCACAAGGGTCTAGGAAAAGAAACATGCAGTCTGTCATCAATTGCAGAGACTGTTCTGAAAGCTTCATGAAATTGGTCTGCCATAGTCCTAGAGATAATCGACTTTACACTTTGAGCATTCTCCTGACACGACCATTTTGACAGTCAAGCAGGTAAAGGTGTGATGCATGGATCAAATGAGTTCAAAGAACTTTGATAGCCATTTAGCTAGGAACTACCTCATTCTCACTTTCAAAAGAAGAGTCACTATCTAAGGCCTCAGGAAGATCCTTGCCTTCTTGGATGCTATCACCCATTGGAAGCACATTTCTTACTAAAATAGCctgcttctttcttcttttctgGATCTC is a window encoding:
- the LOC131000469 gene encoding autophagy-related protein 18a; its protein translation is MATISSLASHPNPNPNPNLISPMLQPYLEQQQERLQPDTPPDDGGSPYDAVPDTDDRDSSTAANNNPAVLTPNLNPSPIKLLHVSFNQDYGCFATGTDRGFRIYNCDPFREIFRRDFDGNGGGVGAVEMLFRCNILALVGGGDSPQYPLNKVMIWDDHQSRCIGELSFRSEVRGVRLRRDRIIVVLEQKIFVYNFADLKLLHQIETIANPKGLCAVSQVAGSFVLVCPGLQKGQVRVEHYASKRTKFIMAHDSRIACFTLSQDGNLLATASSKGTLVRIYNTHDGSLLQEVRRGADRAEIYSVAFSPTAQWLAVSSDKGTVHVFSLKVNSGNVGSERSNSPPDTNPSTVTAGSSLSFIKGVLPKYFSSEWSVAQFRLPEGYQYIVAFGHQKNTVVILGLDGSFYRCKFEPGSGGEMTQLEYHNFLKPEEAF